Proteins encoded together in one Planctomyces sp. SH-PL14 window:
- a CDS encoding DUF2007 domain-containing protein gives MADEQTRFREICRPRNVPEAHVVRLRLEEAGIPVMVENEILQGVVGELPFGWPTAPRLLVADEDVAIARELLRTLEAERPEARAELPADNVCLACGAEMASAVECPQCGWTFTAPSVS, from the coding sequence ATGGCAGACGAACAGACACGCTTTCGCGAAATCTGCCGGCCGCGGAATGTTCCAGAGGCCCATGTGGTCCGGCTGCGGCTGGAGGAGGCGGGCATTCCGGTGATGGTCGAGAACGAGATCCTGCAGGGGGTGGTGGGGGAGCTTCCGTTCGGGTGGCCGACGGCTCCGCGGTTGCTGGTGGCGGACGAGGACGTCGCGATCGCCCGGGAGCTTCTGCGGACGCTTGAAGCGGAGCGTCCGGAGGCGAGGGCTGAGCTGCCGGCTGACAATGTCTGTCTCGCCTGCGGAGCGGAGATGGCAAGTGCGGTGGAGTGTCCGCAGTGCGGGTGGACGTTCACGGCTCCGAGCGTCAGCTGA
- a CDS encoding Trx7/PDZ domain-containing (seleno)protein has product MPRHLLATLACFFISSLALAQTREEKVRNDRQKVEKTGYWIYNDLPRGFAEAKSSGKPLIVVLRCIPCEECVKLDDELIDQHPAVAPLLDKFVRVRQISTNGLDLATFQYDYDQSFAVFLLNAEGQIYGRFGTRSHRTDWHDDVSIDGLGKAMQKALDLHAKWPAGQPLVEGKRGPAPEVASPEKFPELKDKYGPALATSGEIVKSCIHCHQVGEALKSWHREKDGGRLADKVLFPYPHPKSLGLILDPRECATVERGEPESPAAKAGFEAGDVIESLGGQIPLSIADVQWFLHHVPAEGGPVEAVVTRGGAKKTLTMTLAPGWRRKDDIAWRASSWTLRRWGTGGIFSEAVPAEERAPLKLEPNAMALRIKHVGQYPPHNVAQKAGFQKGDILVSFDGRADLVRETDLLAYTMSDLKPGARVEVGVLRDGARKTLSFTLPE; this is encoded by the coding sequence ATGCCGCGTCATCTCCTCGCCACGCTGGCCTGCTTCTTCATCTCCTCCCTCGCCCTCGCCCAGACCCGCGAAGAAAAAGTCCGCAACGATCGCCAGAAAGTCGAGAAGACCGGCTACTGGATCTACAACGACCTCCCCCGTGGATTCGCCGAAGCCAAGTCCTCGGGCAAACCCCTCATCGTCGTCCTCCGCTGCATCCCCTGCGAGGAATGCGTCAAACTCGACGACGAACTGATCGACCAGCACCCCGCCGTCGCTCCCCTCCTCGATAAGTTCGTCCGCGTCCGCCAGATCTCCACCAACGGCCTCGACCTCGCCACCTTCCAGTACGACTACGATCAGTCCTTCGCCGTCTTCCTCCTCAACGCGGAAGGACAGATCTACGGCCGCTTCGGGACCCGCTCCCACCGCACCGACTGGCACGACGACGTCTCGATCGACGGCCTCGGAAAGGCGATGCAGAAAGCACTCGACCTGCACGCAAAGTGGCCCGCGGGCCAGCCGCTCGTGGAAGGAAAACGCGGCCCGGCACCGGAAGTCGCTTCGCCGGAGAAGTTCCCCGAGCTCAAGGACAAATACGGCCCCGCGCTCGCGACCTCAGGTGAGATCGTCAAGAGCTGCATCCACTGCCATCAGGTCGGAGAAGCCCTGAAGTCCTGGCATCGCGAGAAAGACGGCGGACGGCTGGCCGACAAGGTTCTGTTCCCCTATCCGCACCCCAAAAGCCTCGGCCTGATCCTCGATCCGCGAGAATGCGCCACGGTGGAACGGGGCGAGCCCGAGTCGCCAGCGGCCAAGGCCGGTTTCGAGGCGGGCGACGTCATCGAGAGCCTGGGTGGACAGATCCCTCTGAGCATCGCCGACGTGCAGTGGTTCCTGCACCACGTCCCGGCCGAAGGGGGACCGGTCGAGGCAGTCGTCACCCGCGGAGGGGCGAAGAAGACGCTGACGATGACGCTGGCCCCCGGCTGGCGGCGGAAGGACGACATCGCCTGGCGGGCTTCGAGCTGGACGCTCCGCCGCTGGGGAACCGGCGGGATCTTCAGCGAGGCGGTCCCGGCCGAAGAGCGGGCGCCGCTGAAGCTCGAACCGAACGCCATGGCGCTTCGGATCAAGCACGTCGGCCAGTACCCGCCGCACAACGTCGCACAGAAGGCGGGCTTCCAGAAAGGGGACATCCTCGTCTCCTTCGACGGCCGCGCCGATCTCGTCCGCGAGACCGATCTCCTGGCCTACACGATGTCGGACCTCAAGCCGGGAGCCCGCGTGGAGGTTGGCGTCCTCCGCGACGGTGCGCGGAAGACGCTCTCATTCACCCTTCCCGAGTGA
- a CDS encoding tetratricopeptide repeat protein: protein MDELPRMKGAALWLALIVAVLLCQAASADYDSAMALYRSGKYQESAADVTAEIPRNPYSENLHVLLVRAEMQQGRYPEALAALDAGIGKLPQSVRLRWIGREVVRFNGQPERVARFDEEIRQFVTQFAWRYSDSPNQLDIARLMLDQGVDPKKVLSGIYGPIKKREPNYADVHIASGDLALEKSDYQLAAEAYEQAIKLDPNSADAHVGLARAFAPSDDEKVQEEVTAALTQNPRHVGALLLVVDNHVDAERYAEAEKVLAEIEAVNPRHPRALAYRAVLAHLNNKLDEEKRLRDKALEFWKQNPDVDHLIGKKLSQKYRFREGEAYQRQALAFDGKFLAAKSQLAQDLLRLGQEEEGLRLAQEVSETDEYNVHAHNLVVLQESLAEFRTIESDGFQLRMDAREADLYGERVLALLKRAKHDLCAKYEVELPGPIIVEMFPRQEDFAIRTFGMPGGAGFLAVCFGTVITANSPASQGRTPACWEATLWHEFCHVVTLNKTRNKMPRWLSEGISVYEERQADPRWGQAMTPQYRQMILGDDFVPVSKLSGAFLGPKSGLHLQFAYFESSLVVQYLVENHGLATVKKVLDDLAVGMPINEALGRHTGSIEELDAKFAEYARVAAHAMAPLADWAPPELPAKADLRIIDDYLSRHPHNYAALARKADQLIEAKRWEEARAVAETMLSLFPHDEGATSPQARLARIGRGRGDAAEEKAALLALTELTDDQVDVLDRLTELAVSEKDWGTVREQGLRWLAVNPLNPQPYRRLAVAAIELKDYPLAVESRSALLRLDPFDRAEAHYQLARAHQLAGSPTDAKRHVLLALEETPRYRAAQRLLLEIVSDTPSPSSPAPKPSDAASPTTEEPLVPPPPPLPAVTEKRRVAF from the coding sequence GTGGACGAGCTCCCCCGGATGAAGGGGGCGGCGCTATGGCTCGCCCTCATAGTGGCGGTGCTGCTCTGCCAGGCCGCCTCGGCCGACTATGACTCCGCGATGGCCCTCTATCGCTCCGGCAAGTACCAGGAGTCCGCGGCGGATGTGACTGCCGAGATCCCCCGGAACCCGTACAGCGAGAACCTGCACGTCCTCCTCGTCCGCGCCGAGATGCAGCAAGGACGTTACCCAGAAGCCCTCGCCGCCCTGGACGCGGGGATCGGAAAACTGCCGCAGAGCGTGCGGCTCCGCTGGATCGGCCGTGAGGTCGTCCGCTTCAACGGACAGCCGGAACGGGTTGCCCGCTTCGACGAAGAGATCCGGCAGTTCGTCACGCAGTTCGCCTGGCGGTACAGCGATTCCCCCAACCAGCTCGACATCGCCCGGCTGATGCTCGACCAGGGAGTCGATCCGAAGAAAGTCCTCAGCGGCATCTACGGGCCGATCAAGAAACGCGAGCCGAACTACGCTGACGTCCACATCGCCAGCGGCGACCTGGCGCTGGAGAAGTCCGACTACCAGCTCGCGGCGGAAGCCTACGAGCAGGCGATCAAGCTCGATCCGAACAGCGCTGACGCCCACGTCGGTCTGGCGCGGGCCTTCGCTCCCAGCGACGACGAGAAGGTCCAGGAAGAGGTCACCGCGGCGCTCACGCAAAACCCCCGGCATGTCGGGGCGCTGTTGCTGGTCGTCGACAACCATGTCGACGCCGAACGCTACGCCGAGGCCGAAAAGGTGCTCGCGGAGATCGAGGCGGTCAATCCCCGCCATCCGCGGGCACTGGCCTACCGGGCGGTTCTGGCCCATCTCAACAACAAGCTGGACGAAGAGAAACGGCTGCGGGACAAGGCGCTCGAGTTCTGGAAGCAGAACCCGGACGTCGATCATCTGATCGGGAAGAAGCTGTCGCAGAAGTACCGGTTCCGCGAAGGGGAGGCGTACCAGCGGCAGGCGCTCGCCTTCGACGGCAAGTTCCTCGCGGCGAAGTCCCAGCTCGCGCAGGACCTGCTCCGGCTGGGGCAGGAAGAGGAAGGACTCCGATTGGCACAGGAGGTCTCCGAGACGGACGAATACAACGTCCACGCCCACAACCTCGTCGTCCTCCAGGAGAGCCTTGCGGAGTTCCGGACGATCGAGTCCGACGGGTTCCAGCTTCGGATGGACGCCCGCGAGGCGGACCTGTACGGCGAGCGGGTTCTCGCGCTCTTGAAGCGGGCCAAGCACGATCTGTGCGCGAAGTACGAGGTCGAACTTCCCGGACCGATCATCGTCGAGATGTTCCCGCGGCAGGAGGATTTTGCCATCCGGACCTTCGGGATGCCGGGGGGAGCGGGGTTCCTGGCGGTCTGCTTCGGGACGGTCATCACGGCCAACAGCCCGGCGTCTCAGGGACGGACTCCCGCCTGCTGGGAGGCGACGCTGTGGCATGAGTTCTGTCACGTCGTCACGCTGAACAAGACCCGTAACAAGATGCCTCGCTGGCTCAGCGAGGGAATCTCGGTCTATGAGGAGCGGCAGGCCGACCCGCGGTGGGGGCAGGCGATGACTCCCCAGTACCGGCAGATGATCCTCGGGGACGACTTCGTCCCGGTCAGCAAGCTCAGCGGCGCATTCCTGGGGCCCAAGTCCGGCCTGCACCTCCAGTTCGCCTACTTCGAGTCGTCGCTCGTCGTTCAGTACCTCGTCGAGAACCACGGACTGGCGACCGTCAAGAAAGTCCTCGATGACCTGGCGGTCGGAATGCCGATCAACGAAGCCCTCGGTCGGCACACCGGCTCGATCGAAGAGCTCGACGCCAAGTTCGCCGAGTACGCCCGCGTCGCGGCGCACGCGATGGCGCCGCTGGCCGACTGGGCGCCGCCGGAGCTCCCGGCCAAGGCTGACCTGCGGATCATCGACGACTACCTGAGCCGCCATCCGCACAACTACGCCGCTCTCGCCCGGAAGGCGGACCAGCTCATCGAGGCGAAACGGTGGGAAGAGGCCCGCGCCGTCGCCGAGACGATGCTCTCGCTCTTTCCGCACGATGAGGGGGCGACCAGCCCACAGGCCCGGCTGGCCCGGATCGGGCGGGGGCGGGGAGACGCGGCCGAAGAGAAAGCGGCTCTCCTGGCGCTGACGGAACTGACCGACGATCAGGTCGACGTCCTCGACCGGCTCACCGAGCTCGCCGTTTCAGAAAAGGACTGGGGCACCGTTCGCGAGCAGGGGCTCCGCTGGCTGGCGGTCAACCCGCTCAACCCGCAGCCCTACCGGCGTCTGGCGGTCGCGGCGATCGAGCTCAAAGACTATCCGCTGGCGGTCGAAAGCCGCTCGGCGCTGCTGCGGCTCGATCCGTTCGATCGGGCCGAGGCGCACTATCAACTCGCACGGGCGCACCAGCTCGCCGGCAGCCCGACCGATGCAAAGCGGCATGTCCTCCTCGCTCTCGAAGAGACCCCCCGTTACCGGGCGGCACAGCGGCTTCTGCTGGAAATCGTCAGCGACACTCCCTCTCCGAGCAGTCCCGCCCCGAAACCTTCCGATGCCGCGTCCCCGACAACGGAGGAGCCTCTCGTCCCTCCACCGCCGCCGTTGCCCGCAGTGACCGAAAAGAGACGTGTCGCGTTTTGA
- a CDS encoding DUF4159 domain-containing protein translates to MNRPPSLRRRSLMLLALVVVGSLATVAVAQRGRWRREAPSEIVDRNGVPDWKNSEQFKHDVFTFVRIRYGSYGGRGFKWQTDYPDADLNFSYRLHELTALEVDPNGKILELTDPQLFDYPFIYIIEPGDMWLEEAEVAALRKYLLNGGFLMVDDFWGEAEWEGFYRNIKRAFPDKEPVELPLEHEIFHIVYDLKKKPQVPSIHAWMSGYTAERFDAQEPHYRGLFDDKGRMMAIICHNTDLGDGWEREGESPDYFREMSEKWSYPLGINIVTYAMTH, encoded by the coding sequence ATGAACCGCCCCCCTTCGCTCCGCCGCCGTTCGCTCATGCTGCTGGCGCTTGTCGTCGTCGGCTCGCTGGCGACCGTCGCGGTGGCCCAGCGCGGCCGGTGGCGGCGGGAGGCTCCGTCCGAGATCGTCGACCGCAACGGCGTCCCGGACTGGAAGAACAGCGAGCAGTTCAAGCACGACGTCTTTACCTTCGTGCGCATCCGGTACGGCTCCTATGGCGGGCGGGGCTTCAAGTGGCAGACCGACTACCCGGACGCGGACCTGAACTTCTCCTATCGCCTCCATGAACTGACGGCACTCGAAGTCGATCCCAACGGCAAGATCCTGGAGCTAACCGATCCGCAGCTCTTCGACTACCCGTTCATCTACATCATCGAGCCGGGGGACATGTGGCTGGAAGAGGCCGAGGTCGCGGCCCTGCGGAAGTACCTGCTCAACGGCGGCTTCCTGATGGTGGACGACTTCTGGGGGGAAGCCGAATGGGAAGGCTTCTACCGGAACATCAAGCGGGCCTTTCCGGACAAGGAGCCGGTCGAGTTGCCGCTCGAGCATGAGATCTTCCACATCGTCTATGACCTCAAGAAGAAGCCGCAGGTCCCGAGCATCCACGCCTGGATGAGCGGCTATACCGCCGAGCGGTTCGACGCTCAGGAGCCGCACTACCGCGGCCTGTTCGACGACAAGGGGCGGATGATGGCGATCATCTGCCACAACACGGACCTGGGGGACGGCTGGGAGCGCGAGGGAGAATCCCCCGACTACTTCCGCGAGATGTCGGAGAAGTGGAGTTATCCCCTCGGCATCAACATCGTCACGTACGCCATGACCCATTGA
- a CDS encoding AAA family ATPase, translating into MIPELDEYELEQQTVEQIRSSRKKIDAELSKTIVGQHDVVEQLLISLFAGGHCLITGAPGLAKTLLVRSIAQIFHLQFQRIQFTPDLMPADITGTEILEQETGGHRKMQFVKGPIFGNVILADEINRTPPKTQAALLEAMQEHQVTVAGQRYVLEEPFFVLATQNPIEMEGTYPLPEAQLDRFMFNVLIDYLPENDEVAVVKQTTSRRSAKIEPLFTGEDVKRFHEVVQRVPISEDVIRYAVRLASASRPGQKGTPDFVTNWVSWGAGTRAAQYLVLGAKARALLSGRSHATPDDIKALVHPTLRHRILVGYRAEAEGVTVDNVINRLLEHVPAP; encoded by the coding sequence GTGATCCCTGAACTGGATGAGTACGAGCTGGAACAGCAGACGGTCGAGCAGATCCGCTCCAGCCGCAAGAAGATCGACGCCGAGCTGTCGAAAACGATCGTCGGCCAGCACGACGTCGTCGAGCAGCTGCTGATCAGCCTCTTCGCCGGCGGGCACTGCCTCATCACCGGGGCGCCGGGGCTCGCGAAGACGCTCCTCGTCCGGTCGATCGCGCAGATCTTCCATCTCCAGTTCCAGCGGATCCAGTTCACGCCGGACCTGATGCCCGCCGACATCACCGGGACCGAGATCCTGGAGCAGGAGACCGGCGGCCACCGGAAGATGCAGTTCGTGAAGGGGCCGATCTTCGGCAACGTCATCCTGGCGGACGAAATCAACCGCACGCCCCCCAAGACCCAGGCGGCGCTCCTCGAAGCAATGCAGGAGCATCAGGTCACGGTCGCGGGCCAGCGGTATGTCCTGGAGGAGCCGTTCTTCGTCCTGGCGACGCAGAACCCGATCGAGATGGAGGGGACGTACCCGCTCCCCGAGGCGCAGCTCGACCGGTTCATGTTCAATGTCCTCATCGACTACCTGCCCGAGAACGACGAAGTCGCCGTCGTGAAGCAGACGACCTCCCGGCGCTCGGCCAAGATCGAGCCGCTGTTCACCGGCGAAGACGTGAAGCGGTTCCACGAAGTCGTCCAGCGGGTCCCGATCTCGGAGGACGTCATCCGCTACGCGGTGCGGCTGGCCTCGGCGAGCCGGCCGGGCCAGAAGGGGACGCCGGACTTCGTCACGAACTGGGTCAGCTGGGGAGCGGGGACGCGGGCGGCGCAGTACCTCGTCCTGGGGGCCAAGGCCCGGGCGCTCCTCTCGGGCCGCAGCCACGCGACCCCCGACGACATCAAGGCCCTCGTTCATCCGACGCTCCGGCACCGGATCCTCGTCGGCTACCGGGCGGAGGCCGAGGGGGTGACGGTCGACAACGTCATCAACCGGCTGCTGGAACACGTTCCGGCCCCGTAG
- a CDS encoding DUF58 domain-containing protein yields MPKANPISAAATATGRSYLDPATLMRIKNLELRARLVVEGFLSGMHRSPYHGFSVEFTEYRQYTPGDDPRYLDWKLYARSDRYYLKRFEDETNLRCYLLVDLSRSMSYGSLDYDKATYAKTAAATIAYFLAQQRDGVGLVTFDREIHDYLPARYRPGHLHRIFVALERAPAGTATDIAAPLEQIAKTARKRGMVVLLSDLLAPPEMLEVRLGYLRSQGHEVVLLRTLDPAERDFPFQDPTMFQDVETGRELYVDPDAIRGQYRERFAAHAESLKTLCSRLGVDLYDLTTDQPLEHALFDLLNARMRRGRQVARRPAVRGRGAS; encoded by the coding sequence ATGCCGAAAGCCAACCCCATCTCCGCCGCGGCCACTGCGACCGGCCGCTCCTATCTCGATCCCGCGACGCTGATGCGGATCAAGAACCTGGAGCTCCGCGCGCGGCTCGTGGTCGAAGGTTTTCTGAGCGGGATGCACCGCAGTCCGTACCACGGCTTCTCGGTCGAGTTCACGGAGTATCGCCAGTACACGCCGGGGGACGACCCGCGGTATCTCGACTGGAAACTCTATGCCCGGAGCGACCGGTACTACCTCAAGCGGTTCGAGGACGAGACCAATCTGCGGTGCTACCTGCTCGTCGACCTCAGCCGGTCGATGAGCTACGGATCGCTCGACTACGACAAGGCGACTTACGCCAAGACCGCGGCCGCGACGATCGCCTACTTCCTGGCCCAGCAGCGGGACGGCGTGGGGCTCGTCACCTTCGACCGGGAGATCCACGACTACCTGCCGGCGCGGTATCGCCCAGGGCATCTCCACAGGATCTTCGTCGCTCTCGAACGGGCCCCGGCCGGGACCGCGACCGATATCGCCGCGCCGCTGGAGCAGATTGCCAAGACCGCCCGCAAGCGGGGGATGGTGGTCCTCCTCTCCGATCTCCTGGCGCCCCCCGAGATGCTGGAGGTCCGCCTCGGCTATCTCCGGTCGCAAGGGCACGAGGTCGTCCTGCTGCGGACGCTCGATCCGGCCGAGCGGGACTTCCCGTTCCAGGACCCGACGATGTTTCAGGACGTCGAGACCGGACGGGAGCTGTATGTCGACCCGGACGCGATCCGCGGCCAGTACCGCGAGCGGTTCGCCGCCCACGCCGAGTCGCTCAAGACCCTCTGCAGCCGGTTGGGGGTCGACCTCTATGACCTCACGACCGATCAGCCCCTGGAGCACGCCCTCTTCGATCTCCTGAACGCCCGGATGCGCCGCGGCCGGCAGGTCGCCCGGCGTCCGGCGGTCCGCGGAAGGGGGGCCAGCTGA
- a CDS encoding BatA domain-containing protein: MGLLAPLYLAGLAALSLPLVLHLIRRTPKGKQVFSSLMFLSPTPPRLTRRSRLDQIFLLLMRLGVLALLALAFTRPFLRESALLSVSDLPRRRIAILVDGSASLRRGDLWQQAIAKVEDELKQVSPQDDVALFRFSDRLETVVGFDRDPSVDEAAAAQLLLTSAREMKPTWSTGDLGLALTTLAGELDASSDVQQSLSEPQIILISDLQKGSRLEALQAYEWPERVRVVSRLLVPAKTSNAAVQLLSTAADEPNAEPRVKVASAADSTVDQFFVRWGTATDTGGSKETDVAVYVPAGESRVVKLPRPEGNAVFDRIILHGDDHEFDNTHYVVPLAKPTVLIPYYGPEKADDPNGLRYYLQIATLDDPYRAIEIVDGTADAPAAVAPTVTVVTARPDDAIADRHLKEVERGGTLLVVAASDGTRDWLPRLLDDIEIPEAAAAKGKREYQLLGEIDFTHPLFVPFANPRYSDFTKIHFWQHRPVRLTEGGASRAVARFDDGTPWLIERPVGKGRILVMTSGWHPDDSQLALSSKFVMFLGGLLDQTLGSARLLAGIPVGTPIPLRADRDGPVVVRTPEGRDVSVPLSEARFTETTVPGIYQGAGMGADVLTFAVNIPAAESDTAPLPVESLEQLGVRLGTVATQTERLGKIRQQRDVELESRQKVWRWLIVGCLLLVMAETWYSGRSAAGSPPSGSASPLPSAEAVT; this comes from the coding sequence ATGGGACTCCTCGCTCCGCTCTACCTCGCCGGGCTCGCCGCGCTGTCGCTGCCGCTGGTCCTGCACCTGATCCGCCGGACCCCCAAGGGGAAGCAGGTCTTCAGCTCGCTGATGTTCCTCTCGCCGACCCCGCCGCGGCTCACCCGCCGCAGCCGGCTCGACCAGATTTTTCTCCTCCTGATGCGGCTGGGCGTCCTGGCCCTCCTGGCCCTCGCCTTCACACGGCCGTTCCTCCGCGAGTCGGCTCTCCTTTCGGTAAGCGACCTACCGCGACGGCGGATTGCGATCCTCGTCGACGGCAGCGCCAGCCTTCGCCGCGGCGACCTGTGGCAGCAGGCGATCGCGAAGGTCGAAGACGAACTCAAGCAGGTTTCGCCGCAGGACGATGTCGCCCTGTTCCGGTTTAGCGACCGGCTGGAGACGGTCGTCGGTTTCGACCGCGATCCCTCGGTCGATGAAGCGGCCGCCGCGCAGCTTCTGCTGACGAGCGCGCGGGAGATGAAGCCGACCTGGAGCACGGGAGACCTGGGGCTGGCGCTGACGACGCTCGCCGGGGAGCTCGATGCGTCGAGCGACGTCCAGCAGTCCCTCTCCGAGCCGCAGATCATTCTCATCAGCGACCTTCAGAAGGGGAGCCGGCTCGAAGCCCTCCAGGCGTATGAGTGGCCCGAGCGGGTCCGCGTCGTTTCCCGACTCCTCGTGCCTGCCAAGACCTCGAATGCCGCCGTGCAGCTCCTTTCCACAGCGGCGGACGAGCCGAACGCCGAGCCGCGGGTCAAGGTGGCGAGCGCCGCCGATTCGACGGTCGATCAGTTCTTCGTCCGCTGGGGGACCGCGACGGACACCGGCGGGTCGAAGGAGACGGACGTCGCGGTCTACGTCCCGGCGGGCGAGAGCCGCGTCGTGAAGCTCCCCCGGCCGGAAGGGAACGCCGTCTTCGACCGGATCATCCTCCACGGCGACGATCACGAGTTCGACAACACGCACTACGTCGTCCCGCTCGCGAAGCCGACCGTCCTGATTCCGTACTACGGCCCCGAGAAAGCGGATGACCCCAATGGGCTGCGGTACTACCTTCAGATCGCGACCCTCGACGACCCGTATCGGGCGATCGAGATCGTCGATGGAACGGCCGACGCTCCGGCTGCTGTCGCGCCCACCGTCACCGTGGTTACGGCGCGGCCTGACGATGCGATCGCCGATCGTCACCTGAAAGAGGTCGAGCGGGGAGGGACGCTGCTCGTCGTGGCGGCGAGCGACGGGACACGGGACTGGCTGCCGCGGCTCCTCGACGACATCGAGATCCCGGAGGCCGCCGCCGCGAAGGGGAAGCGGGAGTATCAGCTGCTCGGCGAGATCGACTTCACGCATCCGCTGTTCGTTCCGTTCGCCAATCCCCGCTACAGCGACTTCACGAAGATCCACTTCTGGCAGCATCGCCCGGTCCGGCTGACCGAAGGGGGAGCGAGCCGCGCCGTGGCCCGCTTCGATGACGGCACGCCGTGGCTCATCGAGCGTCCGGTCGGGAAGGGGCGGATTCTCGTCATGACGAGTGGCTGGCACCCGGACGACAGCCAGCTCGCCCTCTCCAGCAAGTTCGTGATGTTCCTCGGCGGGCTGCTCGACCAGACCCTCGGCTCGGCGCGGCTGCTCGCCGGGATTCCGGTCGGCACGCCGATTCCTCTGCGAGCGGACCGCGATGGTCCGGTTGTCGTCCGAACGCCCGAGGGGCGGGATGTGTCGGTTCCTCTCTCCGAGGCCCGGTTCACAGAAACGACCGTCCCCGGGATCTACCAGGGCGCGGGGATGGGGGCGGATGTGCTCACGTTCGCGGTCAATATTCCGGCGGCCGAGAGCGACACCGCGCCGCTTCCGGTCGAGTCGCTGGAACAGCTTGGCGTGCGGCTCGGGACGGTCGCCACGCAGACCGAGCGGCTCGGAAAGATCCGCCAGCAGCGGGACGTCGAACTCGAAAGCCGCCAGAAAGTCTGGCGGTGGCTGATCGTCGGCTGCCTGCTCCTCGTCATGGCAGAAACCTGGTACTCGGGACGTTCGGCCGCGGGATCGCCCCCCTCCGGCTCCGCGTCGCCGCTCCCTTCGGCTGAGGCCGTCACATGA